A window from Culex pipiens pallens isolate TS chromosome 3, TS_CPP_V2, whole genome shotgun sequence encodes these proteins:
- the LOC120432620 gene encoding uncharacterized protein LOC120432620 encodes MEGYLRFYIKFQGYTMAVVCILASILATVVIYQNNDMHYPLEEFYNYRFMGSSALVFGACWLAVGVSMLYGIIKEVKVYLYPFAIMYMLDLFLMFLRDIVSVWTNRPWYEIILLNPVAGFVALYITLHIMLSLVAMGKLFEQDPLAMRGTNFVRFKTENRPSEFDPQEQLSDELSLVTE; translated from the exons ATGGAGGGATACCTGCGCTTCTACATCAAATTCCAGGGCTACACCATGGCCGTGGTGTGCATTCTGGCGTCGATTTTGGCAACAGTGGTCATTTATCAGAACAACGATATGCATTACCCGCTGGAAGAGt TCTACAACTACCGATTTATGGGAAGTTCGGCACTGGTGTTTGGAGCATGCTGGCTTGCCGTTGGAGTATCCATGCTTTACGGAATCATCAAG GAAGTAAAAGTATATCTGTATCCCTTTGCGATCATGTACATGCTGGATTTGTTCCTAATGTTTCTGCGAGATATTGTGTCGGTCTGGACGAATCGACCCTGGTACGAAATCATCCTGCTGAATCCAGTCGCTGGATTCGTTGCCCTTT ACATCACCCTGCACATCATGCTGAGCCTGGTGGCCATGGGTAAACTGTTCGAGCAGGATCCGCTGGCCATGAGGGGCACCAACTTTGTGCGGTTCAAGACGGAGAACCGGCCGAGCGAGTTCGATCCGCAGGAACAGCTCAGCGACGAGCTGTCACTGGTGACGGAGTGA